Proteins co-encoded in one Coraliomargarita parva genomic window:
- a CDS encoding ATP-binding cassette domain-containing protein: MLSCEKLSVEIGGARILDEVSACFKPGALNAVIGPSGCGKTTLVKALLGLLPHSGQVRMAGEAVEASEDLRGKLAFAPQFSIAQPQLEVGEAIRYALDLCVADESVKEDRLESILRRIGLEAQRGTRVSSLSGGQLRRLGLGLELVGDPPCMICDEVTSGLDPRSEDQILEMLQRLRDEQEKTFLCIIHNLAKLEYFDWITVVYQGAVVFQGELDALKNYFGIPDALHLYDRLNEHDLADWRARWQEATVVKAPEPVVAELVAPALPSASSQILTLLRRRMLLFVRDRGYWMLTLGITLGFPLLVTIFAFDGLPELRGLAMDSSVGFVERAAADLRYRIDSVEVASLVTGLILFQVILLTLMGSNNGAREIAGERVLYEKERFAGLRPTAYALSKLIFTSAVAMGQGLWMTLFVKYVCDFPGALFPQAAVLILTCVSMTAVCLGFSAILGSADKASLLSVYLVGFQLPLSGIVLALPDVLVWLCRPFINAYWGWAGYFGSMINTRFYDAYRLESAEFIPSPVVACIVLLLHFLLGAVLVFWGCQRKRWN; encoded by the coding sequence ATGTTATCCTGCGAGAAACTATCAGTAGAGATCGGCGGAGCCCGTATTTTGGATGAGGTCAGCGCCTGTTTCAAGCCGGGGGCATTGAATGCGGTGATCGGCCCTTCGGGCTGCGGCAAGACGACCCTGGTCAAGGCCTTGCTTGGATTGCTGCCGCACAGCGGTCAGGTGCGCATGGCGGGAGAGGCAGTGGAAGCGAGCGAGGACTTGCGGGGCAAGCTGGCATTTGCGCCGCAGTTCAGTATCGCGCAGCCCCAGTTGGAGGTGGGGGAGGCGATACGCTACGCCTTGGATCTCTGTGTGGCGGATGAATCGGTCAAAGAGGACCGGCTTGAAAGCATCTTGCGCCGGATCGGTCTGGAGGCGCAGCGTGGGACCCGGGTCTCGAGTTTGAGTGGTGGCCAGTTGCGTCGTCTGGGACTCGGGCTTGAGCTGGTCGGGGACCCGCCCTGCATGATTTGCGACGAAGTGACGAGCGGGCTCGACCCCCGGTCCGAGGACCAGATCCTCGAGATGTTGCAGCGCTTGCGGGATGAGCAGGAGAAGACCTTCCTTTGCATCATCCACAATTTGGCCAAGTTGGAGTATTTCGACTGGATCACCGTGGTCTACCAGGGGGCGGTGGTCTTTCAGGGAGAACTCGACGCATTAAAGAACTATTTCGGGATTCCCGACGCCCTGCATTTGTACGACCGTCTGAATGAGCATGATCTGGCCGATTGGCGTGCCCGCTGGCAGGAAGCCACGGTCGTGAAAGCGCCGGAGCCGGTAGTGGCTGAATTGGTGGCGCCGGCCTTGCCTTCCGCTTCCAGTCAAATCCTGACCTTACTGCGCCGCCGCATGCTCCTGTTCGTCCGTGATCGGGGGTACTGGATGCTGACTCTTGGGATCACGCTGGGCTTTCCGTTGCTGGTCACGATTTTCGCCTTCGACGGCCTGCCCGAGTTGAGAGGCTTGGCGATGGACAGCTCGGTTGGTTTCGTGGAACGGGCTGCGGCGGATTTACGCTACCGGATCGACTCGGTTGAGGTCGCCTCGCTGGTCACCGGGCTCATCCTCTTCCAGGTCATCCTGCTGACCTTGATGGGCAGTAACAACGGCGCGCGTGAAATAGCGGGCGAGCGGGTGCTCTACGAGAAGGAGCGCTTTGCCGGGCTGCGTCCGACGGCTTATGCCCTGAGCAAGCTGATATTTACTTCGGCTGTGGCGATGGGGCAGGGGCTTTGGATGACGCTGTTCGTGAAGTATGTCTGCGACTTTCCCGGTGCCCTGTTTCCCCAGGCGGCCGTGTTGATTCTGACCTGTGTCTCCATGACGGCGGTCTGTCTGGGCTTTTCCGCGATCCTGGGTTCGGCCGACAAGGCCTCTCTGCTGTCTGTCTACCTCGTGGGCTTTCAACTGCCATTGTCAGGAATCGTTCTCGCGCTGCCTGACGTACTGGTCTGGTTGTGCCGTCCCTTCATAAATGCCTATTGGGGCTGGGCCGGCTACTTCGGTTCGATGATTAATACACGGTTCTACGATGCCTACCGGCTGGAATCGGCGGAATTTATCCCTTCGCCGGTGGTGGCCTGTATTGTCTTATTGCTACATTTTCTACTGGGCGCGGTGCTGGTCTTTTGGGGTTGCCAGCGCAAACGCTGGAACTAA
- a CDS encoding DUF4160 domain-containing protein — protein sequence MPTVLRIGPYKFYFYSHEPNEPPHVHVDRDAQSAKIWLEPVSLAGNFGFSAHELREVLSLVSEHQQQLINSWDGYFGSTGG from the coding sequence ATGCCGACAGTCTTACGGATAGGCCCCTACAAGTTTTACTTTTACAGCCATGAGCCGAATGAACCGCCCCATGTGCACGTTGATCGGGATGCTCAATCGGCAAAAATCTGGCTTGAACCGGTATCATTAGCTGGTAACTTTGGTTTTAGTGCTCACGAACTGCGGGAAGTTCTTTCGCTAGTCTCTGAGCATCAACAGCAATTGATCAATTCTTGGGATGGGTATTTTGGCAGCACAGGCGGATGA
- a CDS encoding RHS repeat-associated core domain-containing protein encodes MVAPNPQFSAQKPSPDGPILLAEYGFRYYDPTTGRWPSRDPVEEEGGISLYCYVFNAPVNIFDVLGEAPQRDGDRRSTKRIPVLGRSKLNTSSFCGPGSGILEFVIPDRPFGFNFTPCCEAHDICYGTCNQNGQTSKSACDIAFGNCMRNVVQANSSAIRPSALGNALAWIYEKAVSWGGCGAFKNAQSNCSCPSKCN; translated from the coding sequence ATGGTTGCCCCGAATCCACAATTTTCTGCCCAGAAGCCATCGCCGGATGGCCCCATCCTACTAGCAGAATACGGCTTCAGGTATTATGATCCAACTACAGGACGGTGGCCATCGAGAGATCCCGTGGAAGAAGAAGGAGGAATTAGCCTATACTGCTATGTCTTTAATGCTCCAGTGAATATATTTGATGTACTTGGAGAAGCGCCACAGCGTGACGGTGATCGGAGAAGTACGAAGCGAATACCTGTTTTGGGTCGTTCTAAATTGAACACTTCTAGTTTCTGCGGCCCTGGAAGCGGCATACTTGAATTTGTTATTCCTGATCGACCATTTGGGTTTAATTTTACTCCATGTTGCGAGGCGCACGATATTTGCTATGGTACATGTAATCAAAATGGCCAAACATCCAAATCGGCATGCGATATTGCATTTGGAAATTGCATGCGGAATGTGGTTCAAGCAAACAGTAGTGCTATACGTCCAAGTGCATTGGGAAATGCCTTAGCATGGATTTATGAGAAAGCAGTATCATGGGGAGGGTGCGGTGCATTTAAGAACGCACAAAGCAACTGTTCTTGCCCGAGTAAATGTAATTAG
- a CDS encoding FmdB family zinc ribbon protein, whose product MPTYLYQEILPDGSDGDCFEVVQRMSDAPLKTHPQTGNPVRKVFVAPNLPTKYTEAATKSKLTNENVEKHGFTRYEKDKVTGMYHKTAGKDKRAPDVVDAGKLKQMQKKGIL is encoded by the coding sequence ATGCCGACCTACTTATATCAGGAAATTTTGCCCGACGGAAGCGATGGCGACTGTTTTGAAGTCGTTCAAAGGATGTCCGACGCCCCTTTGAAAACCCACCCGCAAACCGGAAATCCGGTACGTAAAGTCTTCGTCGCGCCCAATTTACCAACGAAGTACACCGAGGCCGCCACCAAGAGCAAGCTGACCAACGAGAATGTCGAGAAACATGGTTTTACCCGCTATGAGAAGGACAAGGTCACCGGCATGTACCACAAAACCGCCGGCAAGGACAAACGGGCACCCGACGTCGTCGATGCGGGGAAATTGAAACAAATGCAGAAAAAGGGGATCCTATAG
- a CDS encoding RHS repeat-associated core domain-containing protein gives MSEYGFRYYDPVTGRWPSRDLIGEQGGLNLYGMVGNDPVNQWDLLGKKDMPHFKEAMGIALNASVISKFTEYGLVIGAGASVIFFPATCEVSAYLVTAGLLTETGWRNLMSSDFNDSSSYEEFLAYEHGGYFGAGIGVEAATYVGPGIADAKSFNGVFHTAQGALDAVGISGYVGDVDGYESFWVGGTITLGPGMGIAKVDWLYNNGNIVLDLDNLSYDLGAGRCLCAALRKQAGVSLWDAIKYF, from the coding sequence ATGTCTGAATACGGCTTCAGATATTATGATCCGGTAACGGGTCGTTGGCCATCCAGGGACCTCATTGGGGAACAAGGCGGTCTCAACCTCTATGGAATGGTTGGGAATGATCCGGTGAACCAGTGGGATTTGCTCGGAAAAAAGGATATGCCGCATTTTAAGGAAGCTATGGGGATTGCTTTAAATGCAAGTGTTATATCTAAGTTTACAGAGTATGGACTTGTTATTGGTGCCGGGGCTTCGGTTATCTTTTTTCCTGCGACTTGCGAAGTGTCCGCTTATTTGGTCACAGCTGGCTTGTTAACTGAAACTGGTTGGAGAAACCTAATGTCAAGCGACTTTAATGATAGTTCAAGTTATGAAGAATTTCTGGCATACGAACACGGTGGTTATTTTGGAGCAGGTATTGGTGTTGAGGCTGCCACATATGTTGGTCCGGGAATTGCGGATGCGAAATCTTTCAACGGTGTTTTTCATACTGCTCAAGGGGCACTTGATGCAGTAGGAATCTCGGGATATGTTGGTGACGTAGATGGGTACGAGAGTTTTTGGGTCGGAGGCACTATTACTCTTGGACCCGGAATGGGGATCGCGAAGGTTGATTGGCTATATAATAATGGTAATATTGTACTTGATTTGGATAATCTTTCTTATGACTTGGGGGCGGGACGCTGTTTGTGTGCAGCTTTGAGGAAACAAGCAGGCGTTAGTTTATGGGATGCGATAAAATATTTTTAG
- a CDS encoding RHS repeat-associated core domain-containing protein → MVALNPDFNPLEPDGVLVSEYGFRYYDPVTGRWLSRDPIGEYGGRNLYGFVLNSSINFVDLFGFMASNPSSRTPNVMPPEFYETGLTGNTGTTNCLGYASSGGDTSQAYYHPTAPQRNQNDRSILDDLEANGWRCSESSGDCECECDEEQLFVGARNQGLPTRGQDVNDPIADPGVNFGPDYGLDYHAAYASSGCSANYAQILGSRPSAGPNGEQEGLSALSQEQLNDYLGDDYQSYCCCRPKE, encoded by the coding sequence ATGGTCGCTCTGAATCCAGATTTCAACCCCCTAGAACCGGATGGCGTCTTAGTGTCAGAATACGGCTTCAGATATTATGATCCCGTCACTGGTAGGTGGCTCTCAAGGGATCCGATCGGGGAGTATGGCGGGAGGAACCTTTATGGGTTCGTACTCAATTCTTCGATTAATTTTGTGGATCTCTTCGGTTTTATGGCAAGCAACCCCTCATCGCGCACTCCAAATGTTATGCCTCCTGAATTTTACGAAACGGGTTTAACTGGAAATACAGGGACGACTAACTGTCTTGGGTATGCGTCATCAGGTGGGGATACTAGCCAAGCATATTACCATCCGACTGCTCCTCAGCGTAATCAAAATGATAGATCGATACTAGATGACTTAGAGGCAAACGGGTGGCGTTGTTCTGAAAGTTCTGGCGATTGTGAGTGTGAATGCGATGAAGAGCAGTTATTCGTAGGGGCACGGAATCAGGGACTGCCAACTCGTGGGCAAGATGTTAATGACCCTATTGCAGACCCAGGCGTCAATTTCGGGCCTGATTATGGGCTCGATTATCATGCGGCGTATGCATCTAGCGGTTGTTCTGCTAATTACGCGCAAATCCTTGGATCTCGTCCATCGGCTGGGCCGAATGGTGAACAGGAGGGCCTTTCTGCGCTTAGCCAGGAGCAGCTAAATGATTATTTGGGGGATGATTACCAAAGCTATTGTTGCTGTCGTCCTAAAGAGTAA
- a CDS encoding RHS repeat-associated core domain-containing protein codes for METANMVAPNPQFSARKPAPSGLILLPEYGFRYYDSGTGRWMSRDPIGERGGLNLYGMLGNAALRKWDYLGLDFGVYVVRTKEGVGHEYLVGEGFPVGGRDYTAVNSDFEMFWDDGEWSDHREFTDPDKMRDDIRIWNTARNNKTGRVIHEFKAGNAKGKCCSSSSYTSDNVWSCLLEVTTPGISGTFAGSGCFGDNCRTASSKALTKCCLKKGDEI; via the coding sequence ATGGAGACTGCCAATATGGTTGCCCCGAATCCACAATTTTCTGCCCGGAAGCCGGCACCATCCGGACTCATCCTACTGCCTGAATACGGCTTTAGGTATTATGATTCGGGGACGGGAAGGTGGATGAGCAGGGATCCGATTGGGGAACGGGGTGGTCTGAACCTGTATGGAATGCTTGGAAACGCAGCTCTTAGAAAATGGGATTACTTAGGCTTAGATTTCGGAGTTTACGTCGTTAGAACTAAGGAGGGAGTAGGGCATGAGTATCTTGTGGGAGAAGGTTTTCCTGTGGGAGGAAGGGATTATACGGCGGTTAATTCGGATTTCGAAATGTTTTGGGATGATGGAGAATGGTCGGACCATCGTGAGTTTACTGATCCAGATAAAATGAGAGATGATATCAGAATCTGGAATACTGCGCGTAATAATAAAACTGGACGAGTAATTCATGAATTTAAAGCGGGAAATGCAAAAGGGAAATGTTGTTCTTCATCAAGTTATACGAGTGATAATGTTTGGAGTTGTTTGCTTGAGGTTACAACTCCAGGAATTAGCGGAACATTTGCTGGCTCGGGGTGTTTTGGCGACAACTGCCGAACTGCTTCAAGTAAAGCATTGACGAAATGCTGCTTGAAAAAAGGAGATGAAATATAA
- a CDS encoding tetratricopeptide repeat protein: MWKICVSTSCCLILAQALVGQGLAPSMGAPAQQPAQMGASAPTGGFFESNTFLEMANRVFNPDSDSMDFQEGSYVWKGRSFNLTDQRAFRSRFERYLLDSPSSEAEQYEQLMSDILSQLSVINHIDDSTVLSTWELLFRAAEFDLDGGNSIIVANQVFNAWRVRQESRGTALSQRELEELRSYQQEIVANRSLAIQRLKERRLRESSISRRQSNNGSSATEEDSLPTEAAFRALDLAETEMRIAALEAQSAVSGMQAKLQFQSQVVTFLMQRRFQHALILSGFYQQIFKGSQQQLEVGKEELTSFFPNSDLSFTVDTLSFVSREAVNDVNAGVDAVNAAYGEGRKMIALERLQETFFLGEYLPSLNRIPVGQRRDMLDLYRYMLEAKELAQAKDYDGVTEMSDKISRIAPDFPKARVESSVNTAKSMSDMAVFAAAQYRNLGQIDKAREELQQAIEIWPSNPSIREFQQETTKLATASSKGVQVFDDLYERMDRRGIYDRRMELGFALSDDTERRPLLLDVVDQVAQIESLIKQSEELEKQGDPYAAWEFLAEAAKIDPDDAPMNRARADLAPRVAEFVSLLNRAERQDAEGHPAAALASYLAAQDVYPASRLCRQGVARMSKAIMSRMRSESAVPAERD; this comes from the coding sequence ATGTGGAAGATTTGCGTAAGTACTAGTTGTTGTCTGATCCTGGCTCAGGCCCTCGTCGGGCAGGGGCTTGCCCCGTCGATGGGGGCGCCCGCACAGCAACCGGCACAAATGGGTGCCTCCGCTCCGACGGGCGGCTTCTTCGAGAGCAACACTTTTCTGGAGATGGCCAACCGCGTCTTCAACCCAGACAGTGACTCGATGGATTTTCAGGAGGGGAGCTATGTCTGGAAAGGGCGCAGTTTCAACCTGACCGACCAGCGGGCCTTCCGGTCCCGGTTCGAGCGTTATTTGTTGGATTCACCCTCATCCGAGGCCGAGCAATACGAGCAATTGATGTCGGACATCCTGAGCCAGCTTTCGGTGATCAACCATATCGACGACAGTACGGTCCTGAGCACTTGGGAGCTACTTTTCCGGGCGGCGGAATTCGACCTTGATGGTGGCAACAGCATCATTGTGGCGAACCAGGTTTTCAACGCATGGCGTGTCCGTCAGGAATCCAGGGGAACGGCCTTGAGCCAGCGTGAGCTGGAGGAGTTGCGCAGCTACCAGCAGGAAATCGTGGCCAACCGCTCGCTGGCCATCCAACGCTTAAAAGAGCGCCGCCTGCGCGAGTCTTCGATTTCGCGCCGTCAAAGCAATAATGGCTCCTCGGCGACGGAGGAGGACAGCTTGCCCACGGAGGCCGCCTTCCGGGCCTTGGACCTGGCGGAGACAGAGATGCGGATTGCCGCCTTGGAAGCCCAAAGTGCGGTGAGCGGCATGCAGGCCAAGCTACAGTTCCAGAGCCAAGTGGTGACTTTCCTGATGCAGCGCCGGTTCCAGCATGCCTTGATCCTTTCCGGATTTTACCAGCAGATCTTCAAGGGCTCGCAGCAGCAACTCGAAGTCGGGAAGGAAGAGTTGACGTCCTTCTTCCCCAACTCGGATCTCAGCTTTACGGTGGATACACTGTCCTTTGTCTCCCGCGAAGCGGTGAACGATGTGAACGCCGGAGTGGATGCGGTCAATGCGGCATACGGCGAAGGGCGTAAGATGATCGCGCTGGAACGTCTGCAGGAGACCTTCTTCCTCGGGGAATACCTGCCCAGCCTGAACCGTATCCCTGTCGGGCAGCGCCGGGACATGTTGGATCTCTACCGCTACATGCTGGAAGCCAAAGAGCTGGCTCAAGCCAAGGACTATGACGGGGTGACCGAGATGTCGGACAAGATTAGCCGGATTGCGCCTGATTTTCCCAAGGCACGGGTCGAGTCGTCGGTCAACACGGCGAAGAGCATGAGTGACATGGCGGTCTTTGCGGCTGCGCAGTACCGTAACCTCGGTCAGATCGACAAGGCGCGGGAGGAATTACAGCAGGCGATCGAGATCTGGCCCTCGAATCCGTCGATCCGCGAGTTTCAACAGGAGACCACGAAACTGGCGACGGCCAGCAGCAAGGGCGTGCAGGTCTTCGACGACTTGTATGAGCGGATGGACCGCCGCGGCATCTACGACCGGCGTATGGAGCTTGGCTTCGCGCTCTCGGACGATACGGAGCGCCGTCCCTTGCTTCTGGATGTGGTGGATCAGGTCGCGCAGATTGAGTCGCTGATCAAGCAGAGCGAAGAGTTGGAGAAACAGGGCGATCCCTATGCGGCATGGGAATTTCTGGCGGAAGCGGCCAAGATCGACCCGGATGACGCGCCCATGAACCGGGCCCGGGCGGATCTGGCGCCGCGTGTCGCCGAATTTGTGAGTTTGCTGAACCGGGCCGAGCGTCAGGATGCGGAAGGGCATCCGGCTGCGGCGCTGGCTTCCTACCTGGCGGCCCAGGATGTGTATCCGGCCAGCCGGCTCTGTCGACAGGGTGTTGCACGCATGTCGAAGGCGATCATGTCCCGCATGCGGAGTGAATCTGCGGTCCCGGCGGAGCGCGACTAA
- the tnpB gene encoding IS66 family insertion sequence element accessory protein TnpB (TnpB, as the term is used for proteins encoded by IS66 family insertion elements, is considered an accessory protein, since TnpC, encoded by a neighboring gene, is a DDE family transposase.) — protein sequence MILCHGVVDLRKGASGLLSLLDSPEAGTWYMFSNRTRRLIKCVRTDGTGCWMAARRLKRGHFYWIERAAGSTAIDVSDA from the coding sequence GTGATCTTGTGCCACGGCGTGGTGGACTTGCGCAAAGGAGCCTCCGGGCTGTTGAGTCTTCTGGATTCTCCAGAAGCTGGAACGTGGTATATGTTCAGCAACCGGACGCGTCGGTTGATCAAGTGCGTTCGCACAGACGGAACGGGCTGCTGGATGGCTGCCCGCCGCTTGAAGCGCGGTCACTTTTACTGGATCGAGCGTGCCGCGGGCTCGACGGCGATCGATGTGAGTGATGCGTAG
- a CDS encoding archaeosortase/exosortase family protein, whose product MGLRSQLADSLQQKYRKADFWVHVFLFVCLAVVFWPMTRWVAGTAHEQSRILHAFVVLCMATVLLIRFGGVEIREVLTMNRPARHALLATYGLLFGSILLRTLLPAQSLYGSLTMATLSIAAYCSALAAVVFFVFGDGVRRVVFTAVSTFGAFLLLSLFMGPLDWPLRSLAGKWSGQVLHWLGQSVEMGLWNQPSEPPMLILLVNDHPFHVASECNGFGVILTSLLLALLLSIYRRLGPGDLTMNLIAGIALGFVFNTLRIICIVLLAPHMMKHYHLMHEIVGGITFWLCLVIVWVSLKGPIREENSP is encoded by the coding sequence ATGGGACTTCGCTCGCAACTCGCCGACAGTCTACAGCAAAAATACCGCAAGGCCGATTTCTGGGTACATGTCTTCCTCTTCGTCTGCCTCGCGGTGGTCTTCTGGCCCATGACCCGCTGGGTCGCCGGAACCGCGCATGAACAAAGCCGCATCCTGCATGCCTTCGTCGTGCTTTGCATGGCCACCGTACTCCTGATCCGCTTCGGCGGGGTCGAGATCCGGGAGGTTCTGACCATGAACCGGCCCGCGCGCCACGCACTGCTGGCCACCTACGGCCTCCTCTTCGGCAGTATCCTGCTCCGCACGCTCTTGCCGGCCCAGTCGCTCTACGGCAGCCTGACCATGGCGACCCTGAGCATTGCCGCCTACTGCTCGGCCCTCGCCGCGGTCGTATTCTTTGTTTTCGGCGACGGTGTCCGCCGCGTCGTGTTCACCGCGGTCAGCACCTTTGGCGCCTTTTTGCTGCTCAGCCTGTTCATGGGCCCACTCGATTGGCCCCTGCGCTCCCTCGCCGGCAAGTGGAGCGGACAAGTCCTGCATTGGCTGGGCCAGAGCGTGGAAATGGGCCTGTGGAATCAGCCGTCGGAACCACCCATGCTGATCCTGCTGGTCAACGACCACCCTTTCCATGTGGCCTCCGAGTGCAATGGCTTCGGTGTCATCCTCACCAGCCTGCTCCTCGCCCTGCTGCTTTCGATCTACCGCCGGCTGGGACCGGGCGACCTGACCATGAACCTGATCGCGGGAATCGCCCTCGGCTTTGTTTTCAATACCCTGCGGATCATCTGTATCGTCCTGCTCGCACCTCACATGATGAAACACTACCATCTGATGCATGAAATCGTCGGGGGCATCACATTCTGGCTCTGCCTCGTCATCGTCTGGGTCAGCCTGAAGGGTCCGATCCGCGAAGAAAACAGTCCGTAG
- a CDS encoding DUF2442 domain-containing protein produces MGILAAQADERVKDVKVDPDALEVDLMDGRSIRVPLAWYPRLFEASEAERSHWELCGGGYGIHWPDIDEHLSTEGLLRGAPAPRKTA; encoded by the coding sequence ATGGGTATTTTGGCAGCACAGGCGGATGAACGCGTCAAGGACGTAAAAGTCGACCCGGATGCACTGGAAGTGGATCTGATGGACGGCCGCAGCATTCGCGTGCCTTTGGCTTGGTATCCGCGGTTGTTTGAGGCGTCAGAGGCGGAACGATCCCATTGGGAGCTGTGCGGTGGAGGCTATGGCATCCATTGGCCGGATATCGATGAGCACCTGTCCACTGAAGGACTCCTCCGCGGCGCTCCCGCGCCAAGGAAGACCGCCTGA
- a CDS encoding helix-turn-helix domain-containing protein, with the protein MNDTEIEFNADDFIGAVKDVRDHASGKRKITMRTSKLRLPKKPAPMSPAQITALRRDLKMSQPVFARMLNVGAGTAASWESGRRRPSGPALKILRIAQKHPEALMEMQDS; encoded by the coding sequence ATGAATGACACTGAAATCGAATTCAATGCAGACGACTTTATTGGTGCCGTTAAGGACGTGCGCGATCACGCGTCCGGGAAGCGCAAGATCACGATGCGCACTTCCAAACTGAGGTTGCCGAAAAAGCCAGCTCCGATGAGCCCTGCCCAGATTACTGCTCTTCGACGCGACCTGAAAATGAGTCAGCCGGTTTTTGCCAGAATGCTTAATGTTGGGGCCGGCACGGCGGCCAGTTGGGAGAGCGGACGTCGCCGTCCTTCAGGGCCTGCTTTGAAAATCCTCCGCATCGCCCAAAAGCACCCGGAAGCATTGATGGAAATGCAAGACAGCTGA
- the nuoB gene encoding NADH-quinone oxidoreductase subunit NuoB, with the protein MQKQTVAYDSKIEGEVIVTQADAVINWIRKHSVWPMPMGLACCAIELMAVGASRFDISRFGMEVMRFSPRQADCMIVSGTVTYKMAEVIRRIYDQMGDPKWVVAMGACASTGGMYRSYATLQGVDRIVPVDVYISGCPPRPEALLDAMIKLQDKIGRERSLKNLTAKTAKTSPELAGVGKDA; encoded by the coding sequence ATGCAAAAACAAACCGTAGCGTATGACAGTAAGATTGAGGGCGAAGTAATTGTCACTCAAGCGGATGCTGTTATTAACTGGATACGAAAGCACTCGGTCTGGCCGATGCCAATGGGCTTGGCCTGCTGTGCGATCGAGCTGATGGCGGTGGGGGCTTCCCGATTCGACATCTCCCGATTTGGCATGGAAGTCATGCGATTTTCGCCGCGACAGGCGGACTGCATGATCGTTTCCGGGACGGTGACTTACAAGATGGCGGAGGTGATTCGCCGGATCTACGACCAGATGGGGGATCCCAAATGGGTCGTGGCCATGGGTGCCTGTGCCAGTACGGGCGGGATGTACCGCTCCTACGCCACCCTGCAGGGGGTGGACCGGATCGTTCCGGTGGACGTCTATATTAGTGGCTGCCCTCCGCGGCCGGAAGCTTTGTTGGATGCAATGATTAAATTGCAGGACAAGATTGGGCGAGAACGTTCGCTCAAGAACTTGACTGCCAAAACGGCCAAGACCTCCCCTGAGTTGGCTGGAGTCGGAAAGGACGCGTAA